In Verrucomicrobiota bacterium, the genomic stretch TTGTTGTGAAAACCTTTCCCGCACCCATTCCGCCAGCCATTCATCGGGGACGAACGAGTTCATTCGCCACGTCATATTGGCCGTTGCGTCAATACCCAGTACGAACTCGCGAATATTGGCGACGTTGAAGATTGCATACGTTCCGGCTCCCTTCTCGACGGCGGTCTTCAGACATTCAAAGGTTTTGTGCGGTGAGGCCACCTGGGTCAAGTGCGGGCCGGATCCGATCAAACCGTGGTGGTAATAGACGCCATAGGTATTCTTGGGATTGCGCGGCGTCGAATAGAAATCCGGCTGCCACTTCCAACCGGGCGAGTTGTCCGCGAAGACAATGATTGTCCCTTCCGGGATGGTGAGCAGTTGTTTCTGATTCAGCGCCGAACCTTCCGCCCAAAGCGTGGTGGAAAGGTGGCGCGGCTGACGCGGACACACTTCATCGAGAATTTTCACTTGCGCGGCCATCGCTTCGGAGATTAATCGCCCGCGGTCGGCATCGGATTGTGGCGTGTTCGGGTCGGCCATCCACATCGGCCGATCAGCGATGCCGCGCAGGCCAAGTTGCCAGATCACATTGGGATAGGCAGCCCACTTCTCCGCATAAGCACGCCAGACTTCGCGCACTTCGGCTGGATGGCTAAAATAGGAGTATTTTAGGTCCCGGCCGCGCTGCTTCCAATAATTGAAATAGCTGAAGGCACTTACTCCAAGCGGTTCAACGTGATGCTGCGAGACGAACACACCGCGGCGCGCGCACTCTTCCACCAGCGCTGCTTCCGGCGGGTTCATAATGTCAACAAAGCTGGCGGGGATGATCAGGTTGAAGCGGCTGCGCACCAGCGCCTCCGCCACGGCACGCATCACCTCGCGATGCACCACTTGCCCGTAGTAGGGATAATCAATCTGGCGCTTGCCACCGCTCTCCTTCCACTCGGTCAGCAAGTCCTCGTCGTTGATAAACCAGCCGCGAAACCGGAAGGAAGGCTCTCCAGAGCTGAGTTTCACTTCGTCCCACGCCAGGGTTGCCTGCGGCTGAGGTGGACGCGAGGACCAGTAATAGAGTGGGTCCACGCCGATATATTTCTCGATGAACGCATACAGCCCGAACATGGTCCCACGCTCGTCACTGCCTGCGATGATGAGTCGTGAATCAACAGTCTCCACCCGGTAGGCTTCCCATTTGCCTTTCAAGCCGTCACCAAATCCCGGCGCGAGCTTTTCCAGCAGGGCGGAGGATTCCGGGCGGTTTAATGAAACTACCACAATACTGTTGTCATCCGCACGCGTCACGAGGGGAGGGGCTTTGCCGGTAATCTTTCTCGTGTCGCTGATGAGGTCTTCCACCGCGAGCCGCACGCATTCGGATTCGCTTTCGAGTACGCATACTGTGGCGGTCGGGCTTGATGAGACTAGCCTGAACCCAGTGCGACTCAACGCAGTGCCAGAGGCGCGGATGACTGGCGTTGAAGAGGCAAACAATATAATAAAAAGCAGGCAAACCTTTGTGAGCCAAAGCGTGTTAGCACAAGGACGGAGTAGCAATGAAGTATGGGGCATGGTTAAATGCATGGTTGCGAGTTGAGTTTTTATATGCGGCGTATTCATACCTTTAGCTATGGCTTGCCATTAATTTCTGCAACCCCGCTTTGGCGAACGAACGGTTGTTTATAAACCAATGTCGAATCGGCGCTTAAATTCACAGTATCCACAAATTCTTCGGTCCCGGTCTGGATGGTGACTTTATAAACACCTTTGAATCCGCGCAGCGTAGCCTTGCCCTCTGGATCCACCTTCAAGGTAGTGGCTGGTGTCCACCATTGATTGAAAACCAAATCAATAAAGGGTTTGCCCGCTAGTTTTAAGTTCCAATTAATGTCAAACAAAGGCGCTCGCTTGGCATAGTGGGCACCATCCCAGAAACCCCACATAATAAAACCATCGCTATGCGGGTGGCTAAAGGTGATGGTCAATAGGTCGCGAAAATAGGCGGCTTCCAGGGACGCGGGGGCCAGGGTTTTGTTATCGTATTCGGTGAGTTTTACCGTTCCGCCGGTAATTTCATGGTAATCCTCAAAATGGGCGTACATTTCCTCTGGCGGAATCATGTACCGGAAATGCGCTTGAAAACCAACGCCATCTATCTTGCCTCCCTTGGCCACCACCTCCTTGACGATTGACCTGAAGAAATCGCTATTCACATAAAAATTGCTCAAATGAGCCTCGTTCATATATTTTTTCACAGAAGGATCCATTTGGTGTACCCGGTTAAAAATATCGGCATACACTTCCCGGCCGGTCACATAGCCGGGTGTGCCTTTGAATGCGTTGGCAATGTCCACGTTGCCGGTCGGTTCATTGATCACGTCCCATTCCTTGATGACCCCTTTCATGCCGGGGTAATTCAGCATTTCGTCCAGATGGGCGTTGATGCGCCTGGTCAGATTGGTCAGATTTGAAGCTTCATTTTTTAAGTTTTTGGGGGAATTTTTCCAGCCCGGC encodes the following:
- a CDS encoding glycosyl hydrolase 115 family protein, whose translation is MRLAVEDLISDTRKITGKAPPLVTRADDNSIVVVSLNRPESSALLEKLAPGFGDGLKGKWEAYRVETVDSRLIIAGSDERGTMFGLYAFIEKYIGVDPLYYWSSRPPQPQATLAWDEVKLSSGEPSFRFRGWFINDEDLLTEWKESGGKRQIDYPYYGQVVHREVMRAVAEALVRSRFNLIIPASFVDIMNPPEAALVEECARRGVFVSQHHVEPLGVSAFSYFNYWKQRGRDLKYSYFSHPAEVREVWRAYAEKWAAYPNVIWQLGLRGIADRPMWMADPNTPQSDADRGRLISEAMAAQVKILDEVCPRQPRHLSTTLWAEGSALNQKQLLTIPEGTIIVFADNSPGWKWQPDFYSTPRNPKNTYGVYYHHGLIGSGPHLTQVASPHKTFECLKTAVEKGAGTYAIFNVANIREFVLGIDATANMTWRMNSFVPDEWLAEWVRERFSQQRDKITTAYQVYFNAWQIHDAQQVPFLMDGQMFGAGNTVLGQLAKNLKGNKIGRDAEPEKNQQVNRQHQATERVSLAKADAFWSGLNDMHPRSLGRRETIKRLAAQKAGLTLALLHARSAAAALPETEAFFLNDNLIYPGAIMVQTCSWLEHVEIAHEALDLDNHSACIDALAQAEAAFARIPSLAERYCRGEWENWYRGCKKLNISATLKRTQEVLEQARQVKPTRPDMGAQP